One Roseimaritima multifibrata DNA window includes the following coding sequences:
- the glmM gene encoding phosphoglucosamine mutase, producing the protein MSKLIISVSGLRGIVGETLDPLVVARYAAAFSAHAGPGPLIVARDGRATGPVLRDALTAALRATGRDVLDADVAATPTVGVLVRQHKAAGAVQISASHNPPPYNGMKLFGADGRVLDAKQGAAIRDAYQNDFPKWVSHDQLGTLTRLEDPHSEHLRKVLETVDVAAIRSRAFRVLLDSNHGAGALLGRRLLESLGCEFVIMGETPDGQFEHTPEPTAVNLKGIAEKVRDSNCDIGFCQDPDADRLALIDSEGNYIGEEYTLTLCILRALQDEATRGPMVINCATSAMSEALGRQAGISVYRSAVGEANVADLMIEKQATYGGEGNGGPIDPRVGYVRDSFVGMAQILDLMQSSGQSVADIAATIPAFAIHKTTATVDSDQLPAVLDAIAESMSDATQDRQDGLRLAWDDAWLLVRGSNTEPIIRLIAEAPQARLAEALCERAAEIVTQVIQGK; encoded by the coding sequence ATGTCCAAACTGATCATTAGCGTAAGTGGGCTTCGCGGAATTGTTGGCGAAACATTGGACCCTCTTGTCGTCGCTCGCTACGCAGCAGCCTTTTCAGCCCATGCTGGTCCAGGCCCTCTGATCGTTGCCCGCGATGGCCGCGCGACCGGCCCGGTCCTGCGGGACGCGCTGACGGCCGCTTTGCGAGCCACCGGGCGGGATGTCCTGGACGCAGATGTTGCCGCCACCCCCACCGTGGGCGTTTTGGTCCGCCAGCATAAGGCAGCCGGAGCCGTTCAGATTTCTGCCAGCCACAACCCGCCGCCCTACAACGGGATGAAGCTGTTTGGTGCGGACGGACGAGTCCTGGACGCAAAACAGGGGGCAGCGATTCGCGATGCGTACCAAAACGATTTTCCAAAATGGGTCTCCCATGATCAACTGGGAACTTTGACCCGTCTGGAAGATCCTCATTCGGAACATTTACGGAAAGTATTGGAAACGGTCGATGTGGCGGCCATTCGCAGCCGTGCTTTTCGAGTCCTGTTGGACAGCAACCATGGTGCAGGCGCACTCCTTGGGCGTCGCTTGCTGGAATCTCTGGGCTGCGAATTTGTGATCATGGGGGAAACGCCAGACGGACAATTTGAGCACACGCCAGAACCAACCGCCGTCAATCTGAAAGGGATCGCCGAGAAAGTTCGTGATTCCAACTGCGACATCGGTTTCTGCCAAGATCCTGACGCGGATCGCCTGGCCTTGATCGATTCTGAAGGGAACTATATTGGCGAGGAGTACACTCTGACGCTGTGCATCCTGCGAGCGCTGCAGGACGAAGCGACACGGGGCCCAATGGTGATTAATTGTGCAACGAGTGCGATGTCGGAAGCACTTGGGCGGCAAGCGGGAATTTCTGTCTATCGAAGTGCTGTTGGCGAAGCGAATGTCGCGGACCTGATGATCGAAAAACAGGCGACCTACGGTGGCGAGGGGAATGGCGGACCTATCGATCCACGTGTTGGTTATGTTCGTGACAGTTTTGTTGGGATGGCACAGATCCTGGATTTAATGCAATCCAGCGGCCAATCCGTTGCCGATATCGCCGCGACGATTCCGGCGTTCGCCATTCATAAAACCACCGCAACGGTCGATAGCGATCAGTTGCCAGCGGTCCTGGATGCGATCGCTGAATCGATGAGCGATGCAACACAGGATCGGCAAGATGGGCTTCGCTTAGCCTGGGACGATGCTTGGTTGCTGGTGCGGGGCAGCAACACTGAACCGATTATTCGTTTGATCGCCGAAGCCCCCCAAGCCCGTTTAGCGGAAGCCCTTTGCGAGCGAGCTGCGGAAATCGTGACTCAGGTCATCCAAGGAAAATAG
- a CDS encoding phospho-sugar mutase, producing MTSTDNSGSVLSVDEALKQLNQAAERGEVTAPAVENIKRWLLEPRYADYRDRIVQHIADQKWQKLDDVFWTVIPFGTGGRRGRMYEFGSNAINERTIGESAQGLANYVREQLGSDAKLSCAIAYDTRHRSREFAELCAGVMVAAGFKVYFLDEYRATPQLSFAVRSKDCSCGIMVTASHNPPSDNAVKVYWSSGGQVLPPHDKEIVARVMECDAIEKIDFNTALAEGKVEICTDEIDAAYQDAAYACQLGGPRDVKVLYSPLHGVGAYATIPLLKRDGFKDVEVYEPHAEPSGDFPNVPGHVSNPENKAVFDKPIEYARANGFDMVLATDPDADRVGVAAPLTSDSQGEWDTLTGNQIGAILEEFILSRRKAAGTLSPEHYVVTTLVTTALIGKIAKQYGVGCESNLLVGFKWIAGIIDRDGPDKFVFGTEESHGYLVGQYARDKDAPVACMLLCELAAQLKADGQSLHEYLAAIYQRHGYHNEHLINVVMEGSEGMANMKKLMATFRSDPPKQLGGMKVTQVRDYANLQILPAGGGTPMKLDGPVGDLVILDLEQSGNYVAVRPSGTEPKVKFYIFTCLPPAESQDVAAAKEVLSKRNHELIRDVESYSAKI from the coding sequence ATGACTTCCACTGACAATTCCGGATCGGTTCTTTCTGTTGATGAAGCGTTGAAACAATTAAATCAAGCTGCCGAGCGCGGCGAGGTGACCGCTCCAGCCGTTGAGAACATTAAACGCTGGCTGCTGGAACCTCGCTATGCGGACTATCGCGACCGGATCGTGCAGCACATTGCCGATCAAAAATGGCAGAAACTGGATGACGTTTTCTGGACGGTAATCCCCTTCGGAACCGGAGGGCGTCGCGGCCGAATGTACGAATTCGGTTCCAATGCGATTAACGAACGGACGATCGGCGAAAGTGCTCAAGGGCTGGCTAACTACGTTCGCGAACAACTAGGAAGCGACGCCAAACTATCGTGTGCGATCGCCTACGACACGCGACATCGCTCGCGCGAGTTCGCCGAACTATGTGCTGGTGTCATGGTCGCCGCAGGATTCAAAGTTTATTTCCTCGATGAATACCGCGCGACCCCTCAGTTGTCTTTTGCGGTTCGGTCCAAAGATTGTTCGTGTGGGATCATGGTGACCGCTAGTCACAATCCCCCTTCAGATAATGCGGTAAAGGTTTATTGGTCGTCGGGTGGTCAGGTCTTGCCGCCTCACGATAAAGAGATCGTCGCCCGGGTCATGGAATGCGATGCGATCGAAAAAATCGATTTCAATACCGCTTTGGCCGAAGGGAAAGTTGAAATCTGCACGGACGAAATCGATGCAGCCTATCAAGATGCAGCCTATGCCTGCCAATTGGGCGGTCCTCGTGACGTCAAAGTTCTCTACTCTCCACTGCACGGTGTGGGCGCCTACGCGACGATTCCCCTACTGAAGCGGGATGGATTCAAAGACGTCGAAGTTTATGAACCGCACGCGGAACCGAGCGGAGATTTCCCCAACGTCCCCGGTCACGTTTCCAATCCCGAAAACAAGGCTGTCTTCGACAAACCGATCGAATATGCCAGAGCCAATGGATTCGACATGGTCCTGGCGACCGATCCGGACGCCGACCGCGTTGGTGTCGCGGCTCCGCTCACAAGCGATTCCCAAGGCGAATGGGATACGCTGACAGGTAACCAGATTGGTGCGATCCTGGAAGAGTTCATCCTGTCACGCCGAAAAGCTGCAGGGACTCTGTCACCCGAGCATTACGTGGTGACGACGTTGGTGACAACCGCATTGATCGGCAAAATTGCGAAGCAGTATGGAGTCGGCTGCGAAAGCAATCTGCTGGTCGGTTTCAAATGGATCGCGGGAATCATCGATCGCGATGGCCCTGACAAATTCGTGTTTGGCACCGAAGAATCGCACGGTTATCTGGTGGGGCAGTATGCCCGTGACAAAGATGCTCCGGTTGCCTGCATGTTGCTTTGCGAATTGGCCGCCCAATTGAAAGCGGATGGGCAATCGTTGCATGAGTATCTAGCCGCGATCTATCAGCGCCATGGCTATCACAACGAACACCTGATCAACGTGGTGATGGAAGGAAGCGAGGGGATGGCCAACATGAAAAAATTAATGGCGACCTTCCGCTCCGATCCACCAAAGCAACTGGGCGGAATGAAAGTCACCCAAGTCCGCGATTACGCCAACTTGCAAATTTTGCCGGCTGGTGGAGGGACTCCAATGAAGCTGGACGGCCCTGTGGGTGATTTGGTTATCCTGGATCTGGAGCAATCGGGAAATTATGTCGCTGTGCGTCCCTCGGGTACCGAACCGAAGGTCAAATTCTATATATTTACCTGCTTGCCACCGGCGGAATCGCAAGATGTCGCCGCAGCCAAAGAGGTGCTCAGCAAGCGGAACCATGAATTGATCCGCGACGTCGAATCGTACTCGGCAAAAATCTAG
- a CDS encoding Gfo/Idh/MocA family protein: MSRIRVAGISFEHFHMGDNLRAVAENPDVELVGICDPQEDRMAEAIRTFDIPAEKVFTDYQKCLAESQPDVVVLCPSAADHGLWTDRIMQFGADAIIEKPMAASLAEADQMIAAAQSAGKRLMINWPLAWSAPHQTARRMIEADEIGEVIEVHYYGGNRGPLYHGADKRETTAEEIAREKPKSWFYSKAAGGGSLLDYIGYGTTIGTWFFGGRKPIEVTATVDQPEGLEVDEHCIAVARYTTGLSKFETRWGTFTDPWTHQPQPRCGFVIVGTKGTIGCYDYQTSLFVQTEQKPAGFEMAADPLAPESKNLINYYVSRVQNDLPIDGPCSTEISRIGQQIVDTAIKSAAEQKTIKLLG, translated from the coding sequence ATGAGCCGAATACGTGTTGCTGGGATTAGTTTTGAGCATTTCCATATGGGAGATAACCTGCGCGCCGTGGCGGAGAATCCGGACGTTGAATTGGTCGGAATTTGTGATCCCCAGGAAGATCGCATGGCGGAAGCCATTCGCACCTTTGACATTCCTGCAGAGAAGGTCTTTACCGACTATCAAAAATGTTTGGCCGAATCACAGCCCGATGTCGTGGTCCTCTGTCCCTCCGCTGCAGACCATGGACTTTGGACCGACCGCATCATGCAGTTCGGCGCCGACGCCATTATCGAAAAACCGATGGCAGCATCGCTGGCCGAAGCCGATCAGATGATCGCAGCCGCCCAATCTGCGGGCAAACGATTGATGATCAACTGGCCGCTCGCTTGGTCGGCTCCGCACCAAACAGCCAGACGAATGATCGAAGCGGATGAGATCGGCGAAGTGATCGAAGTTCACTACTACGGAGGCAATCGTGGGCCTCTGTACCACGGCGCGGACAAACGCGAAACGACCGCCGAGGAAATCGCTCGCGAAAAACCGAAAAGTTGGTTCTACTCCAAGGCCGCTGGCGGCGGGTCTTTGCTGGATTACATCGGCTACGGGACCACGATCGGGACCTGGTTCTTCGGCGGCCGCAAACCGATTGAAGTAACGGCTACGGTCGATCAGCCCGAAGGCCTTGAGGTGGATGAACATTGCATTGCGGTCGCTCGATACACGACCGGATTAAGCAAGTTTGAAACACGCTGGGGAACCTTTACAGATCCTTGGACCCATCAGCCCCAGCCTCGGTGTGGTTTCGTGATTGTCGGGACCAAGGGAACCATCGGCTGCTACGACTACCAGACAAGCCTGTTTGTGCAAACCGAACAGAAGCCCGCAGGGTTTGAAATGGCGGCCGACCCGCTGGCGCCGGAATCGAAGAACTTGATTAACTACTACGTCAGCCGAGTCCAGAACGATCTGCCGATCGATGGACCATGCAGCACCGAAATATCAAGGATCGGGCAGCAGATCGTCGATACCGCCATCAAAAGTGCAGCTGAGCAGAAAACAATCAAACTGCTTGGCTAA
- a CDS encoding leucine-rich repeat domain-containing protein — translation MLRLILLAWFASAGMPLLLAERPDCRLVYFPLPAEAGDAAKSKTLWQQANSEIAAGDAAAAFHTLWQCHHADPGNLLARRALGLPPAKTSQVVTRRGRSAPPILRWRPGSYQQVETAHFTIFSTADPEAIASVGEQLERFYWVWAQVFFPLWEGRTDVGRGLRGDGAIGRGNQRMQVVLFKDAADYIRTLNPHVPGIERSTGFYSDPQRCTFLFAGEEADPATWQHELTHQLLSEATRSRLKPDQLPGEASQFWLIEGIATYMESVRFGKTQGWVGGWESPRLQFARYRWLSAGDSMPLAELIPAGRIAAQQREDLARWYAHAAAYTHLLMDDQDHRYQQALFAQLTKEYAIPRLAEEPPIVSPPMDLQAITKQMIPFLRLDDQRLFPPATDVSLKAICLGRTRVTAAGLAALPPQPDLQWLDLSGLAVDTADVTRLVPAPGSLDQLNLERTAIDDSLAEWLHQASRLSELDLSLTKIGDPALAELAAQTPLETVWLTGTQVTAETVKRLLRFKTLEQIDVQGTQVSDSEIEQQRTENPEVHFNPLQLIAQ, via the coding sequence ATGCTCCGCTTAATCCTTCTGGCATGGTTCGCTTCGGCCGGGATGCCGCTGCTATTGGCAGAGCGTCCTGACTGCCGCTTGGTTTATTTTCCGTTGCCCGCCGAGGCAGGCGACGCGGCAAAGTCGAAAACCTTGTGGCAGCAAGCGAACAGCGAAATCGCCGCCGGAGACGCCGCCGCAGCATTTCACACGCTCTGGCAGTGCCATCATGCGGATCCCGGCAACCTGCTGGCTCGCCGAGCATTGGGGTTGCCCCCCGCAAAAACGTCTCAGGTGGTCACACGTCGCGGTCGCTCCGCGCCTCCGATTTTGCGTTGGCGGCCCGGCAGTTACCAGCAAGTTGAAACCGCTCATTTTACGATCTTTTCCACCGCAGATCCTGAAGCCATCGCGAGCGTTGGCGAACAGCTGGAACGATTTTACTGGGTCTGGGCCCAGGTCTTTTTTCCTCTTTGGGAAGGGCGTACCGACGTCGGTCGAGGCCTTCGCGGGGATGGGGCGATTGGTCGTGGCAATCAGCGGATGCAAGTCGTGCTGTTCAAAGACGCAGCCGATTACATCCGGACGCTAAATCCCCACGTTCCCGGTATCGAACGGTCGACCGGTTTTTATTCGGATCCGCAGCGCTGCACTTTCCTTTTTGCCGGAGAAGAAGCCGACCCAGCGACCTGGCAGCACGAATTGACGCACCAATTGCTTAGCGAGGCAACTCGGTCACGGTTGAAACCGGATCAGTTGCCGGGCGAAGCTTCGCAGTTTTGGCTGATCGAGGGAATTGCCACTTATATGGAATCGGTTCGTTTCGGCAAGACGCAAGGCTGGGTCGGTGGCTGGGAATCTCCGCGACTGCAGTTTGCCCGCTATCGTTGGTTGAGCGCTGGTGATTCTATGCCTTTAGCCGAACTGATTCCTGCTGGGCGGATCGCGGCGCAGCAACGCGAGGACTTAGCCCGTTGGTATGCCCATGCCGCCGCCTACACGCATCTGCTTATGGACGACCAGGACCATCGTTATCAACAGGCCTTGTTTGCCCAGCTGACAAAGGAATACGCCATCCCGCGGCTTGCGGAGGAACCGCCGATCGTCTCACCGCCGATGGACCTTCAAGCGATCACCAAGCAGATGATCCCCTTCCTTCGCTTGGATGACCAGCGTCTTTTTCCGCCGGCGACCGACGTGTCTTTAAAAGCCATTTGTTTGGGTAGGACCCGTGTCACCGCGGCCGGGCTAGCAGCGTTGCCGCCGCAGCCCGATCTGCAATGGTTAGACCTGAGCGGCTTGGCGGTCGATACCGCCGATGTAACGCGTTTGGTTCCGGCGCCGGGATCGTTGGATCAGCTGAACTTGGAACGAACTGCGATTGATGATTCCCTTGCCGAGTGGTTGCACCAAGCCAGTCGACTAAGCGAACTAGATCTCAGTCTGACAAAAATTGGTGATCCGGCTTTGGCGGAATTAGCGGCGCAGACGCCTCTGGAAACCGTTTGGTTAACTGGGACCCAGGTGACCGCTGAAACCGTCAAGCGATTGCTTCGTTTTAAAACGTTGGAGCAGATTGACGTTCAAGGAACCCAGGTCAGCGATTCCGAAATCGAGCAGCAGCGGACTGAAAATCCTGAGGTCCATTTCAATCCGCTGCAACTAATCGCTCAGTAA